The Fragaria vesca subsp. vesca linkage group LG2, FraVesHawaii_1.0, whole genome shotgun sequence genome includes a window with the following:
- the LOC101303388 gene encoding probable protein phosphatase 2C 24-like → MAEICCGVVSDNDSSTCEGSSRAARRRRIEIRRFKFVSGVAAPAESTKYAEKRKRLECYTSQATEKFSDDEKVNSVKGEEEMSLTISAKCPSTSAPVLTPDAKFGMASVCGRRRDMEDAVAIHPFFCQQDQETTDLHYYAVYDGHGCSHVATKCKERFHEVVKEEIENEAVHHQEWQRAMERSFLRMDKEVTAWIQGAVDARADCRCELQQPECEAVGSTAVVAVVTPDKIIVANCGDSRAVLCRKGKPVPLSSDHKPDRPDELSRIEEAGGRVIYWDGPRVLGVLAMSRAIGDNYLKPFVCCEPEVTVTDRTAEDDCLILASDGLWDVVSNETACGVALMCLRGRAHAPPMESEGAGVENSDKECSDASTLLTKLALARQSTDNVSVVVVNLKRNT, encoded by the exons ATGGCAGAGATTTGCTGCGGGGTTGTGAGCGACAACGATTCGAGCACGTGCGAGGGGAGCTCACGTGCTGCTAGGCGGAGGAGGATTGAGATCCGGAGGTTTAAGTTCGTCTCCGGCGTGGCGGCCCCGGCAGAGTCGACGAAATATGCCGAGAAGCGAAAGAGGCTAGAGTGTTATACTTCTCAGGCCACGGAAAAGTTTAGTGACGACGAGAAAGTAAACTCGGTGAAAGGTGAAGAGGAGATGAGCCTAACGATTTCCGCCAAGTGTCCGTCCACGTCAGCACCCGTACTGACTCCGGACGCCAAGTTCGGGATGGCTTCCGTTTGTGGACGACGGCGAGATATGGAAGACGCCGTCGCTATCCACCCCTTCTTCTGCCAGCAGGACCAAGAAACCACCGATCTTCACTACTACGCTGTGTACGACGGCCACGGCTGTTCTCAT GTGGCGACGAAGTGTAAGGAGCGGTTCCATGAGGTGGTGAAGGAGGAGATAGAAAACGAAGCTGTTCATCATCAAGAGTGGCAGAGGGCGATGGAGAGGAGCTTCTTGCGCATGGACAAAGAGGTGACCGCGTGGATCCAAGGCGCAGTCGACGCAAGAGCCGACTGTCGTTGCGAGCTTCAACAGCCGGAGTGCGAGGCCGTCGGATCCACCGCCGTTGTCGCTGTTGTCACGCCGGATAAGATTATCGTCGCTAACTGTGGTGACTCCAGAGCCGTCCTTTGCCGTAAGGGCAAGCCCGTACCTCTTTCCTCCGATCATAAG CCGGATCGTCCAGACGAGCTTAGCCGGATCGAGGAGGCAGGTGGCCGGGTAATATATTGGGACGGTCCAAGGGTTCTCGGAGTCCTGGCCATGTCCAGAGCCATAG GTGACAACTATTTGAAACCGTTCGTTTGCTGCGAGCCGGAGGTGACGGTAACGGATCGGACGGCGGAGGACGACTGTCTGATACTGGCGAGTGATGGTTTGTGGGACGTGGTGTCGAACGAGACGGCGTGTGGGGTGGCGCTAATGTGCCTGAGAGGGAGAGCCCACGCGCCACCGATGGAGAGTGAGGGAGCAGGGGTGGAGAACTCGGACAAGGAGTGTTCGGACGCGTCGACGCTGCTGACAAAGCTGGCGTTGGCGAGGCAAAGCACTGACAACGTGAGCGTGGTTGTGGTCAATCTCAAGCGCAACACGTAG